The Methylacidimicrobium sp. B4 genome contains a region encoding:
- a CDS encoding FAD-binding oxidoreductase, translating to MTSGPMDALVIGGGIAGFTTAFHLAQKGRSVLLLEREERAAYHSTGRSAVFFRGSHGTAPVRALCRASRPFFTHPQEAPPARNLASPRDALFVASPADLPALDSFAERMAAEGTSIERLLPAEACAQVPVLRPSFVGGAVLEAGGMDIHLPALLQALQEGLLRRGGRILLRAEAQAIERKGELWRVQTPAGAFTAPLLVNAAGAWCDQVARMAGAAPLGIVPKRRTVMTFRPDPQAGIERWPMVLEVHERFYFRPWGEELLASPADQTPLPPCDAQPEERDCQILLERLAEATTLPLGPTSFLRRWAGLRSFVSDECPVLGWDPDLPGLFWVAALGGFGIETSPALGEIAAALLTAAPFPPHIAAQGVSEVTFSPRRLRARGSSAKAG from the coding sequence ATGACGAGCGGCCCCATGGATGCTCTGGTGATCGGCGGTGGCATCGCCGGCTTCACCACCGCATTCCACCTTGCCCAAAAAGGCCGCTCGGTCCTCCTCCTCGAACGGGAGGAGAGAGCCGCATACCATTCGACCGGCCGCTCCGCCGTCTTCTTTCGGGGAAGCCATGGGACCGCTCCCGTGCGTGCCCTCTGCCGCGCCAGCCGGCCCTTCTTTACGCATCCGCAAGAAGCCCCTCCCGCACGCAATCTCGCCTCACCCCGGGATGCTCTCTTCGTCGCCTCCCCGGCCGATCTCCCCGCCCTGGACTCCTTCGCCGAAAGGATGGCCGCCGAAGGAACCTCGATCGAGCGCCTTCTTCCCGCGGAGGCCTGCGCCCAAGTGCCCGTCCTGCGGCCCTCCTTCGTCGGCGGAGCCGTGCTCGAAGCCGGGGGCATGGATATCCACCTTCCCGCACTCCTCCAGGCCCTGCAGGAAGGGCTTCTCCGACGTGGAGGGCGCATCTTGCTCCGCGCGGAAGCTCAGGCGATCGAAAGGAAGGGCGAGCTCTGGCGGGTGCAGACTCCTGCCGGGGCCTTCACGGCTCCGCTCCTCGTCAACGCCGCGGGAGCCTGGTGCGACCAGGTCGCCCGCATGGCCGGGGCGGCTCCCCTCGGCATCGTCCCGAAGCGGAGAACCGTGATGACCTTCCGGCCCGATCCCCAAGCCGGGATCGAGCGGTGGCCGATGGTGCTCGAGGTCCACGAGCGATTCTATTTCCGGCCTTGGGGGGAAGAGCTCCTCGCCTCCCCCGCCGACCAGACTCCCCTCCCCCCCTGCGATGCCCAGCCCGAGGAGCGCGACTGCCAGATCCTTCTCGAACGGCTGGCCGAGGCGACGACCCTTCCCCTCGGGCCCACCTCCTTCCTCCGCCGCTGGGCCGGCCTCCGCTCCTTCGTCTCCGACGAGTGCCCGGTCTTGGGATGGGACCCCGACCTTCCCGGCTTGTTCTGGGTTGCGGCCCTGGGCGGCTTTGGGATCGAGACCTCTCCGGCCCTCGGGGAGATCGCCGCAGCCCTCCTGACCGCCGCCCCGTTCCCCCCCCACATCGCGGCCCAGGGCGTTAGCGAGGTGACCTTCTCCCCCAGGCGGCTTCGAGCCCGAGGAAGCTCAGCCAAGGCTGGCTAG
- a CDS encoding ABC transporter permease, with amino-acid sequence MAKGLPELLATWDQTAAIAEAELRKLRHDPIELFTRVVQPLLWLLIFGKVMDRIRAIPTGGLPYLDFLAPGILAQSALFISIFYGISAIWERDSGVLTRYLVSPAPRWTLVLGKALGGGVRSLSQAVVIFGLSAALGVQIRWEPGAMLALLAFTLLGSALFSTLSLIVACLVKTRERLIGIGQLLTMPLFFASNAIYPIHLMPGWLRLVSRINPLTYLVDALRTLMLVHSSSTVGLGTDLSVLAITLTALTILAAKLYPRILV; translated from the coding sequence ATGGCTAAGGGACTTCCCGAGCTGCTGGCGACCTGGGACCAGACCGCCGCGATCGCGGAAGCGGAGCTCCGGAAGCTGCGCCACGATCCGATCGAGCTCTTCACCCGGGTCGTCCAACCGCTGCTCTGGCTCCTGATCTTCGGCAAGGTGATGGACCGGATCCGCGCCATCCCGACCGGGGGCCTTCCCTACCTCGATTTCCTCGCACCGGGCATCCTCGCCCAGAGTGCCCTCTTCATCTCGATCTTCTACGGGATCTCCGCGATCTGGGAGAGGGATTCCGGGGTTCTGACCCGCTACCTCGTGAGCCCCGCACCCCGCTGGACCCTTGTGTTGGGAAAGGCGCTCGGCGGCGGCGTCCGCAGCCTTTCGCAGGCGGTCGTGATCTTCGGCCTGTCAGCAGCCCTCGGAGTCCAGATCCGCTGGGAGCCGGGAGCGATGCTCGCCCTCCTCGCCTTCACCCTCCTCGGCTCGGCTCTCTTTTCTACCCTCTCCCTGATCGTCGCCTGCCTCGTCAAGACGCGCGAACGCCTCATCGGGATCGGCCAGCTGCTCACCATGCCGCTCTTCTTCGCCAGCAACGCGATCTATCCGATCCACCTCATGCCGGGCTGGCTCCGCCTCGTCTCGCGCATCAACCCCCTCACCTACCTGGTCGATGCCCTGCGCACCCTCATGCTCGTCCATTCTTCGAGCACCGTCGGCCTGGGCACCGACCTCTCGGTCCTGGCCATCACCCTCACGGCCCTGACCATCCTCGCGGCCAAGCTCTATCCCCGGATCCTGGTCTGA
- a CDS encoding type II toxin-antitoxin system VapC family toxin, producing MKIIADTNVLARAILQDDAAQCRTARDLLKSATRIAVTLPSLCELVWILRQGARLPKEEVSNAIRALLDTGNVVVNRPAAEAGLALLEAGGDFADGIIAHEGKWLGGETFASFDKKAVTLLSKQRKATRLLP from the coding sequence ATGAAGATCATCGCCGACACGAACGTGTTGGCGCGTGCGATCTTGCAGGACGATGCCGCGCAGTGCCGGACGGCACGCGACCTGCTCAAGAGTGCGACGCGGATCGCGGTAACGCTGCCTTCGCTGTGTGAGCTGGTCTGGATCTTGCGGCAGGGCGCCAGGCTGCCGAAGGAAGAGGTTTCGAACGCCATCCGGGCGCTACTGGATACGGGCAATGTCGTCGTCAACCGGCCCGCCGCAGAGGCGGGGCTTGCGCTGCTGGAAGCTGGGGGAGACTTCGCCGACGGCATCATCGCGCATGAAGGCAAGTGGCTGGGCGGCGAAACCTTTGCCTCCTTCGACAAGAAGGCGGTCACGCTGCTCTCCAAGCAGCGAAAGGCCACGCGGCTGCTGCCATAG
- a CDS encoding ABC transporter ATP-binding protein — translation MSGFSPMVPEAPTPFAIETQELSRCFGSFRAVDRLTLQVRAGAIFALLGPNGSGKTTTIRMLTTLLPPSSGSARVDGHDVVRDPIAVRARIGYVPQMLSADPDLTGYENLSIGAKLYRIPRSERRDRIEQALEFMGIEQPAELVRHYSGGMIRRLEIAQALVSQPRILFLDEPTAGLDPVARRALWHHLRELRERWQMTIFLTTHYMEEASELCETVGFLRSGRLVRLGSPEELCRSGSGQRSLEEVFLDIAGEPHPSEGSSYAEALRTRKAIRRHG, via the coding sequence ATGTCTGGGTTCTCCCCGATGGTACCCGAAGCCCCCACTCCCTTCGCCATCGAAACGCAGGAGCTCAGCCGCTGCTTCGGCTCCTTCCGCGCCGTCGACCGGCTGACGCTTCAGGTCCGTGCCGGCGCCATCTTCGCACTTCTCGGACCCAACGGCTCGGGCAAGACGACCACGATCCGCATGCTCACCACCCTGCTCCCCCCCTCTTCGGGGAGCGCCCGCGTCGACGGGCACGATGTGGTCCGCGACCCCATCGCCGTCCGCGCCCGCATCGGCTATGTCCCGCAGATGCTCTCCGCCGATCCCGATCTGACCGGCTACGAGAACCTCTCGATCGGGGCCAAGCTCTACCGCATCCCCCGCTCCGAGCGCCGCGACCGGATCGAGCAAGCCCTCGAGTTCATGGGCATCGAGCAGCCCGCGGAGCTCGTCCGCCACTACTCGGGCGGAATGATCCGCCGGCTCGAGATCGCCCAGGCGCTCGTCAGCCAGCCCAGGATCCTCTTCCTCGACGAGCCGACGGCCGGGCTCGACCCCGTCGCCCGACGAGCCCTCTGGCACCACCTGCGTGAGCTCCGGGAGCGTTGGCAGATGACGATCTTCCTCACCACCCATTACATGGAAGAAGCAAGCGAGCTCTGCGAAACGGTTGGCTTTCTCCGCTCGGGAAGGCTCGTCCGCCTCGGCTCTCCCGAGGAGCTCTGTCGCTCCGGAAGCGGGCAACGGAGCTTGGAGGAGGTCTTCCTCGACATCGCGGGCGAGCCTCATCCCTCCGAAGGCAGCTCGTATGCGGAGGCGCTCCGCACCCGCAAGGCGATCCGGCGCCATGGCTAA
- a CDS encoding AbrB/MazE/SpoVT family DNA-binding domain-containing protein, producing the protein MAALTVTVKGQVTLKRDLLQHLGIEPGERLEVEKLPGGELRIRAARPRGTIDGFFHSLDGKVRLKKPLTIEEMNDIAAAGWAGRLPDK; encoded by the coding sequence GTGGCGGCGCTTACGGTCACAGTGAAGGGGCAGGTTACGCTCAAGCGGGACTTGCTCCAGCACCTCGGTATCGAGCCGGGGGAGCGGCTCGAGGTGGAAAAGCTGCCGGGTGGCGAGCTGCGGATCCGGGCAGCGCGGCCGAGGGGAACCATTGACGGCTTTTTTCATTCCCTGGACGGCAAGGTGAGGCTCAAAAAGCCGCTGACCATCGAGGAGATGAACGACATCGCGGCAGCGGGCTGGGCAGGCCGATTGCCCGACAAATGA
- a CDS encoding phage holin family protein has translation MGTILIRWLILAIALFVTAHIKFIGIRYESLSSLLVAALVLGIINALLKPIFVTLSFPLILLTFGLFLVLINALLLYWTGKLVSGFIVPSFGSAVGGAVVISLVRLALEGWL, from the coding sequence ATGGGAACGATCCTGATCCGCTGGTTGATCCTGGCGATCGCGCTCTTCGTCACCGCCCACATCAAGTTCATCGGGATCCGCTACGAAAGCCTCTCTTCCCTGCTGGTGGCCGCACTCGTGCTCGGCATCATCAACGCGCTGCTCAAGCCGATCTTCGTCACCCTCTCCTTTCCGTTGATCCTCCTGACCTTCGGTCTCTTCCTGGTCCTGATCAACGCTCTCCTCCTCTACTGGACGGGCAAGCTCGTCTCGGGCTTCATCGTCCCCTCCTTTGGCTCCGCCGTCGGCGGTGCCGTCGTGATCAGCCTCGTCCGGCTGGCGCTGGAAGGTTGGCTGTAG